A genomic window from Polypterus senegalus isolate Bchr_013 unplaced genomic scaffold, ASM1683550v1 scaffold_650, whole genome shotgun sequence includes:
- the LOC120522026 gene encoding monocarboxylate transporter 4-like → MGAVVVDDGASGVKAPDGGWGWAVLFGCFVITGFSYAFPKAVSVFFKELIREFDVGYSDTAWISSILLAMLYGTGPVCSILVNRFGCRPVMMVGGLLASSGMVTAAFCTSIIQIYLTTGVLTGLGLALNFQPSLIMLNRYFDKRRPLANGLSAAGSPVFLCTLSPLGQILQTHFGWRGGFLILGGLLLNCCVCGALMRPLEPPKKPAGEEQVVVPKKSNKKLLDFTVLRDKGFIIYAIAASIMVLGLFVPPVFVVSYAKDLKYPDNQAALLLTVLGFIDIFARPTCGIIAGLKWVRPRCVYLFSFAMIFNGMTDLIGSMAADYTGLVVFCIFFGISYGMVGALQFEVLMAIVGREKFSSAIGLVLLAEAIAVLVGPPSAGRLLDATKRYMFVFIVAGTEVVLSALVLALGNFFCIKKADPVAESKTEVPLSPMETEELNKPEAEKLQSESVAVDSIEAVPSCKEDVEKNGELVTNPETCV, encoded by the exons ATGGGTGCAGTTGTGGTAGACGATGGTGCGTCGGGAGTGAAAGCCCCAGATGGTGGATGGGGATGGGCAGTCCTCTTTGGGTGCTTCGTCATTACAGGATTCTCCTACGCATTCCCCAAAGCTGTCAGCGTTTTCTTTAAGGAGTTGATTCGGGAGTTTGACGTTGGCTACAGTGACACTGCATGGATCTCCTCCATCTTGTTGGCTATGCTGTATGGAACAG GTCCAGTGTGCAGCATCCTGGTCAATCGATTTGGCTGCCGTCCTGTCATGATGGTGGGAGGCCTTCTGGCATCTTCAGGAATGGTCACAGCGGCCTTCTGCACCAGCATCATTCAGATCTACCTCACCACTGGTGTCCTCACGG GTTTGGGTTTGGCACTGAACTTCCAGCCTTCCCTAATCATGCTAAACCGATACTTTGACAAGAGGCGCCCGCTGGCCAATGGACTGTCGGCCGCTGGCAGTCCAGTATTTCTGTGCACCCTCTCCCCACTGGGACAAATCCTACAGACTCACTTTGGTTGGAGAGGCGGCTTTCTCATCCTTGGGGGACTGTTGCTTAACTGCTGTGTCTGTGGGGCCCTCATGAGGCCCTTGGAGCCTCCCAAAAAGCCCGCTGGAGAAGAGCAGGTGGTGGTCCCgaagaaaagcaacaaaaaactTCTGGATTTCACGGTCTTAAGGGATAAGGGCTTCATCATCTATGCCATCGCTGCGTCCATTATGGTGCTTGGGCTCTTTGTACCCCCAGTGTTTGTGGTCAGCTATGCAAAAGACTTGAAATACCCAGACAACCAGGCTGCTCTGCTGCTGACAGTTTTGGGATTTATAGACATATTTGCAAGGCCCACATGTGGGATAATTGCGGGTCTCAAATGGGTCCGGCCTCGATGTGTGTACCTCTTCAGCTTCGCCATGATCTTCAATGGCATGACAGACCTTATTGGATCCATGGCAGCAGACTACACAGGGCTGGTTGTGTTCTGCATATTCTTCGGGATCTCCTATGGTATGGTGGGGGCACTGCAGTTCGAGGTCCTGATGGCCATTGTGGGCCGGGAGAAGTTCTCTAGCGCCATCGGCTTGGTGTTGCTGGCTGAGGCCATTGCTGTCCTCGTAGGCCCACCTTCTGCAG GGCGACTGCTGGATGCCACCAAGCGCTACATGTTTGTATTCATAGTCGCTGGCACCGAGGTGGTCCTCTCTGCACTCGTCTTGGCCCTCGGAAACTTCTTCTGCATTAAGAAAGCGGACCCAGTTGCCGAGTCGAAGACCGAGGTGCCGCTAAGCCCCATGGAAACGGAGGAGCTCAACAAGCCTGAAGCAGAGAAGCTGCAGTCTGAAAGTGTGGCGGTGGACTCTATTGAGGCAGTGCCATCCTGTAAAGAGGACGTGGAGAAGAACGGCGAATTGGTGACGAACCCTGAAACCTGTGTATAA